The nucleotide sequence AGGCCGCCAACCAAACAGCCCCTAGTGTGATGGCGATCCTTTGCCATATTTGGGCCATGGTTTCCACTTTTTATATTTGTAAGCCCCTAATGATTTTTGCGGGGCACTCCTTTGAAATATAAATTATTTATAAGAATATTGAGCGATTTAAATCtagaggacccccccccccccccccccctgcccctACGAATGATCTTTAGATTATTTGACGCAAGTTAATTACAAAATTTCTATGGAGCTCATTCACACATCCTTCATTTCACAGAAGTGTCGACATGAGCTCAAACTTTGTTTTATCCTTACTTTGAGAAGTCTACCAGCCCCCTCCCCCTAAAGATCCAGACGTGTACCCTGGTACTCCTCTCCCGTAGAGGGAGTACCAGTCAGATCTAACCATTGGCTCAAAGGGGTAGTTTCTTCCCTTTCTCTCTTGCTAATATTTGGTAGGGGTAATTTGGCGCACATCTCCTAATTGAGCGCACGTTGTTTGCCGCCGCCATCCCCCTATCGGGGGCACATGGAGCCACCGTTGATAGCGCACCGGCCGCAACCTCCTGTCAAAACAGGATGGGAGTGTCGTTTGCGGCAGATCGTATACTTGTAGAGGAGGATGCAACGCATGCATGGATCCATGGTGACACCATCTCCATCCGGTGGTCTACCCCAGCATCTCCAATGCCCTGACTTCTATGGTCGACCAGGAGATCGAGTGATCTCGTTTAATTGGACGTCGACAGTGTCGTCGGCGAAGCCCCATCCGTCCCCATGGACGCCCATACCATTAGTTATCCTACAGATTACAATATTACCCTTGAATTCAAGGTACTCTCTGCCCTTTCATGATGGTACTCCCTACCACTTTCGTCGGAGTACCCATTACCCCGAGCCATCAGATCAGAACAAATGGATGGATCATATTTACTTCTAGGTACTGTAAAATTTCTCAAGATCTATTGTTTATTTATGCACCATCCAAGGACACATCATACCAATTTTGTGTGTGTTTTGAGACCATGTAGGAATTGATGATACGTTATTTCTCAACCATGTGTTTTTCTTGAAGGGTGGTCTAGGTCTCGGGGTGAAACCTCGGTAGCCTACCTCTGCCCGTCAATTAATTGACACTTACCAAATTCATACAAATGGCTCTAGGGAAGCACCTTTTATTTCAGTATCATGCTGAATTTGGACAACAAACAACGACATAAAGTCACATTTCTTATAGTCCTTATTTTATAAGGACTCTATGCAACATGCTCCTCATTAACAGTTCGGTCTCACAATATTAACTCTAATCCATATGTTGATACCTCTCTACCTCAACTATATTGTGGCCCACCTCATGCAAATAACCTACTACTGGGAACCCAAGCCTATTAATAGCATCGACGGCATAATGGCATTGGTTTACCGAACTCACATGGTCCAGATGAGAATGGAGTTCAAGATGATATAATGGCAAAGTATAGATAACCTTTTTCTTGTATGATTAGTACGTAGATGTGGTCTATCTGCTAAGATCAACATAATATCATGGGTGTTTGCAAGAAATGGATATATCAATATCAAAATAGGAAGATGAGGGGGCTTCAGTGTTTCCCCGCTATTGTTTTTTGAGAACATGTTAGAGATCAGTGCGCTTGTATATTGAGATAGAAAGGAAAGTTTTCCAAAGGGAAGGGTCGATAGCGCCAAGAAAATCCAGCCCCAAAATCCCCCATCTACCCCAAAGATACACACTACATGATTACTCTCTAAGACTACCATTTCCTACCAATCGACTTCCACTCAGGACATTGGGATTTCATCATGTCACTAATCACTCTAGGTAGAAGGAAGGCCTTCTTGAAAACTCTAGCGAACGGTGCATACAATGATGAAATTGACCCCCTTCCGAAGTTGGCCCAGGGTTAGGTGCTAGAACCTAGACCACAAATCAAAGGCCGGGTCTGCTGTAGCTGGAGAGATGGTATGAAATTTCCTCTCTTTTTGTTGAGCTCGATGACTCGATCTtcaaccatttaggttgtgatgcAGCCTGGATGTTTGCAACATTGTAGAGGTTTTGCATGATTAGTCTGCTTCAGACAAATGTGGTTCTAGATGATGGGCAGATAGGCTTTTGGATTTTACTCCCCTTTTGTGTACAACGCTTGTTGTCCTCAGAGCTATGATACAATGTTGTTTTTCTCTACCTCATTGTTTTATGTTTTTCAGACTTTCCGTTTATTCTCATCTCTTAATGCAATGCTAATGCAACAATTTCTTTGCTTACATTTAATTTTCTCCTATCACTATATGTCCACTTTGTTTATTGTTTTTACAAGCCATTCCTGAGTCTTCTTTTTTTACCTCTAGCAACTAGTAAATGTTGCACTAGCATTCCCATGTCGAAGGGAAAACTTTTAAAAACTTATATTAGCCGGCAGAATGTAAGGCTTTGCCTCTCACATGTTCTCTCATGCTTTAAGGGAGAACCTGCAGGAGATATAACAATGTAAAGGTACATGAGCTGTTTTTAGGTAATATTAGCCTCACGGCCGGGGAATTGGTAATTAACCACCTTCAACTAATCATGTGTGATGCTATGGTTCAAAATTCAGATTTCATATCATGCTAAGAATTAATATAAAACTTCAAAATTTTAGACTAGAGAAGTTAGATGATGCAATATTTTAGATATCCTTTAACATTGCCTGTAACTTGCATGTGCTTTGGGATGCGTGCATATATGATTTCTTGTTAGATAGTATAGATTTATTGAGTGGGAGCTTGGTgtgtcttgagtttgtgttggctAGTCACTATGGCAGAATGGGCCTGGTTTATATGGTAGCTAGTGAACCTGTTATTTTTGTAGTTTTCATGGGGATTTTCTCTAGTTGCTAAATTTCTACTTGTATCGAATGGTAGAGTTCCTGCCCAAGGTGGGACAAAGTACAATCAATGGAACGGGGGCAGGACTTTTTCCGCTGGCTAAAGCTGTAGCACGTACGTGTAacaataaaactcaaataacataCCTGGACATGGTTTCatagcaagagagagagagagagattaattaGATAAACTAatgttaaaaaaatcaaaaatgttATTGCACAATAAACCATTACACAGCTTACTTCTTTGTATATGAAAAGAAGTAACAAATTCGTATGGCACACACAGCAAGCCCACCAGATAGCATTGCTCAACTTCCAAAGCCAAATTAAGCATATGTTTAAAGCATAAAACATTTTTAGAACCCGCGGTTAGGCTTGACCCATAGGAAGAAGTATATCTAAAAAAACCAATGCATACACACACACTTCTACTAGCTAGCTATTTTGTGCTTTGGGAGAGCATTATTAAGTCCTACCTTGAGGATAAAAGTTGCAATCCATACCACCGATCGATCAGCTCCATCTTCTTCAGGATATCGATCGATCCAGCGTTGTACTAACTAGCTAGGTGGCAGCTAGCTCCCTGTCTGGTCATGGAAAGCTCTCGCCGAGCTCAAGGATAAGCTTTGGGAGCCCAGGTCATCAACTGGGAACTGATCGGCCTCGGACGAGTAGTAAACCAGCTGATGCGACCTTGGAGCCAAGGAGAGTAACGACGGGAATGCCGAGTGGTgagccgcggcggcggcagcaatCGAGACCTGTGGCGAGCCAGCGCCGCCGCTCTGGTGCACACTGCTATTATTCCATGACTCGCCGGTGAAATTGTATGGCATCCCGCTGTTGACCAGTCCCAGGGAGTTGTTATTGAGCCCCATGAACCGGTGGTAGCCGAACCTCCCCATGTTGTGGTGAGCTCCATCGCCATCTGCGTCGGCCCCGGCCTTGACGCCACCATCTCCGGCAAGCGTGGACGCGAAGTGGCAGAACTTGTCATCGACGTGCGGCATGAGCGGCATGGAGGAGGAGGTCATCATGTGGTCCATGAGGTCGACCTGGTGCGGCGGGAACTGGAGCGGCGGCAGCTTGTCGATCTCGTGGCGGGCCGCGTTGAGCAGCCAGTCGACGACCTTGCTGGGCTGGTTAAGGCCCAGCCGGTCCTGCAGGTCGTAGAGCTGGATCGCCGTCTGCACGGACAGCCGCACGCGCCGGTCGCGGAGACCCTTGACGGTCTTCACCTTGCTGTGGCGGTCCTTGCCGCCGAAGACGCGCGACACGCGCACTATCCGTGACTCCGTCTGGGACGACCATTGCCGCGACGTAGCCACCGCGGCCGCGTGCTTCCGCGCTAACTcctgctcctcctccgccgccgccgccgactgctGCTGCTGGGTGTTGCCGCTCATCATTTCAAGTGACCTCCGACGACGAAGCGCATCGTCGATCGGCTTTCGATCATCCGCTAGCGCTAGCTAGCTTCACCTGCCATATCACATCATCAGCTCGATTAATTAACATCGCATGCAGCTGCAGGCCTGCAGCTAGCAAGGAGATTTAATGGTGTTTCTACAGGAGCAAGCCACCAATCAAGCATGCACCACCAGTCCACCACTGTGCCCGAACGGCGCGCAGGGGGTCTACCGGCCGGTCGATGTGCGCCACGTACGTACGTACTGTTCCATCGGCAACGGGGGGATGGGATTGGGAGAGGAGAGCGCGCGCGGCAGCTTTATTCAAGCTGCATGCAACTGCTGCAGCAGGGTAGATGGAAATGGAACAACAGCAGCTTGAGCCCCCCATGGACGCTGTGGATGCGCAGGCGCACGCGGCACGATCTGCATGCGGTGCCCAAGAGAATGATTCCATGGTTGAACATATGAACGGCTCAGCCCTCTTTGATTGTTCTGCAGTCAAGTTATGAATCGGGGTCGTCCTACAAGTCTCACCACTGGGCCTCTGTGAAACGAGGGGAGGGGGTTTGTATTGAGTGCTAGGCTGCTAGCAGCTGCTTCCTTTTCACAATCCTGCAGGCCTGTCTGTCATACAGCCTAAATTACTATTAATTCCGTGGATTCGATTGGGATTTCTTGAACTAAAAGTCTGTGGTGTCAGTGATTAGTACTACAAGCGATGAGACTGGGTAATTCAAACTATTCGGTTCAGATCGGGCGCTCCCacaaggaaaaaggagaagagagagaaagagaaatgGTCCTCCAGCTCGGGATCCAGTGCAGTTTTGGTTTCGATACAAGAACACTTCGGTGGGAAAGGAAAATAATCTTATAAGGACTTAAAAATTCCAAAGAATCAGTATACAAAGCGAGAGGGATTAACAAATCTCCCAGATCTGCCGCATGAAATTCTAATCAAGGACCACGAAAAGGCACCAAAAATTAAGAAATCCCACAAAATCCTATCAGTACTCCCGTGATCTCAAATTCCATATAGAAAAGAATCAACAAATCAAAAAACCATGTAAATCGTATATATACACACCCATGGGAGAGCTAGCGGAATTAAGGAAGCACGCTCACAAGAACTCACCGAGCTTTGCTAGCTAGGCAGCTCCAGGCCCGCTGCGGCGCGCGGAGCTGCTCGGTCTCTCCGGCCAGCCAGCTCGCGGTCAGCTTCCGTAGACGaaccctagctagctagctgccaggTAGCTTGAGAGCGGCAGCCGGAGCGAGAGCGAGCTAGCGAATTAGGATGTGGCAGTGGAGCTTGTGGTGGGTATTTACAGTACTGCCGCGACTGCATAAATGGTGGGATCGATCAATCGATCAGCAGCTAGCGTCGCTGTCGCGTGTCCCTGTCCTTTTACCACCATAGCTGTGTTGTGTTGCTCCCCCGCCTCACTTCACTGCATCCATCGACCCCCTCCCTCCACCCACCCTTACGTACGTAGCGGCGGCCGGATGACCTGGCCACCGGCTCATAGGCCTACGTGGGCATAAATGTACGTCTGAACTTCAGCTTAATCACTTCCCtgcaaaaaaaaagtaaaaaaaaataaaaattgagcTCACGCGTGTAACACGTAGTACAAGGTTATTCCTTTTCATCGTTAAATTGACCAGCAATATATGGTTACTCCTCCGTCCGGTGAAAAGTGTACGtctagaaattttaggacaaattatgaagtggagtaaaaaatgcattaggaagatgcaagccaccatctctctcctctttaattacccaaccctCAATGAgataagtgcatgtagaaattaagaagactGTATATAATGCTATTGATCTTGATTACCTTATGATGAGGAAAAATATTTTAAAGTGCATTGAAAAGATAGAAGTATACTTTTTTTGAACAAATTTTAAACCCAAACATACACTCTTCACcgggcggagggagtatatgacaaCCGAGTGTTATCCTCCTTGAAAAAAACAAAGTCATTCATTTTAGGGACAGTCCTCTCCGACTCATATACTATAGCTAGCCACCAATAAGTCTTATTTGTTCCTATTTAGTGTTGCGAGCTGCGACTTAGTTTTGCTGGAGGCATTCTTTGATGGTACTACCTCTGTACCAAGATAAAAGACGTTTTTGTAGTTTAATTTGtattgcaaaaacatcttatattttggtacgAGGAAGTACTATTTCGCATGAAATGATAAGATAAAATATGCTTGACCTAACATTTACCCGCGCGCGTATGCATGCAGTGGCAAGGAGCGGCGAAATTTTCGTTGACATTGACATGCAACACTTGTGCCTATGGATTATCAGCACTTAGCAGCTagcttagctagctagctagctagcatgcCAGCCGCTTTGCCTTTTTAGAAGCTAGAATCCGAAGCTTGCAAGAGCAAGTTGTGAATTCTGCCATTTACCAGCGCCTTAAGGCTGAAGCATGGCGAGTGCATGCACAACTTTGAGATATGTTGCTAGattgcttacatattgggctttCCAATATTTGGACCGGATACACTACCGCGCGCACCTTTACAAATCTTTCGACATCGAGGTCTAGGAGGCTACCTAGTTTAGGCTAAGGGACCATTCTTCTTTGCAGCATCAACTAGAGCAGGACCACTCCAGCTTTTATCCACAGTAAAGACataaaatttggaccaacaaaggAGGGAAATAATCGGACAGAATCATTTCCATGTGAAGTTGGATGAATTGATTCAGACTAGTTCATCTTCAGTCTTCACGTATTCATAAAATTTCAGTATCCAAGGGTGCGCCGAGTGATGTTGCTCTTCTGGTTCCCGCCAATTCCTTCGCTTCTATAGCTGGGGTAGTTTTTTTGACTGCCTTCAAGTTTCGCTCAATATAGCTCCTTCTGTTAGAAATTAGTATAAAAATTCTTGGGCGCATATCAAGGCCTCTTCTGTCCTAAGGAGACCATGCGTATATGTTGACATATTAGGCTGGCCATGGTGGTATCTTAGCCGGTATCATGTACTCGAGACTATCAAACATGCTGATGTGATAGACAATTAAAAAAGAGAGAGgtagggttagagtaacataggtagataccatatcatAATAAATATTATCCTACTATGTGTCATGTACGGCGATAAATAAGATCATTTATTATACTATGAACTACAAAGGTAGTATCATAcagtagtatcatatgcatgatagtaatatatgatactccccattatgAGTAGCCTTAAGCCTCTCATGATGGTAGTaaagtgaattgcaaaaaaccaccacatttggggcatCGTCTGTAGACAACCACGAGGGCGCTAATTATTTACACAAAAAACACCGCACATTCAGTAAACTTTTTGCAGTTTGCACTGAACGGACGATTTGCTTCGTTTGATTGCATTTCCAAAAGCTGGGGCCCGGTTTCCTCCTGTGTGGCATAACAGATGGGAGACGGCGCCGTCAGCTCAAGACGACTTGGTCGGATCGCGTCGGAGGGACCGACCGCGCCGTCCCCACTCCACTTCTCATTCTCTGCTCTCCCTCGGGCTCCATGGGGAAGGCGAAACCtagcggtggcgacggcggcggcgtagGCGGCGCTTCTGCTGGCGATGCTAGTGGTGGCGGCGACGAAGATCCACTCGTGCACTGCGGGAGCTCGAATCCTTCTTAGGCACTTCCTCCTCCCCATTCCCCGGAGTACGCGAACAGCTAGGGCATTCGTGAAGGTGGTGAAGGCAAATCCGACGGGTAGCCATCACTTTGCATCCTCCTTCAGCGGTGTGGTGTAAGCCATCCGTCCTCTCCCCCTCCTTACCGTTTCCCCAATCTGgattctagggttagggttctagGGTTAGGGTGTAACTGTTACAGAGTTGGGGATTATGTTGTAGGTATTTTGTTAGAATTATAGGGTTATAGTAGTGGTTGCTAAATGCAAATTAGCTTGCCCTTAATTATTCAATCAAGCTAATTGAATTTGAACTGCAAAGTTCTTTTTAACTTAACTGTAACTCTAGTTTTAACAGAATGGCTCAGTAGTTTTAACTGCAATTGCACACTAGTTTGTGGAGGGCATTCTGGAGATGATCTAGCCACTCCTCGTCTACCCACTGCACTAATCCACAATTATTAGCTCCATGCAATA is from Triticum aestivum cultivar Chinese Spring chromosome 3A, IWGSC CS RefSeq v2.1, whole genome shotgun sequence and encodes:
- the LOC123062141 gene encoding uncharacterized protein, translated to MMSGNTQQQQSAAAAEEEQELARKHAAAVATSRQWSSQTESRIVRVSRVFGGKDRHSKVKTVKGLRDRRVRLSVQTAIQLYDLQDRLGLNQPSKVVDWLLNAARHEIDKLPPLQFPPHQVDLMDHMMTSSSMPLMPHVDDKFCHFASTLAGDGGVKAGADADGDGAHHNMGRFGYHRFMGLNNNSLGLVNSGMPYNFTGESWNNSSVHQSGGAGSPQVSIAAAAAAHHSAFPSLLSLAPRSHQLVYYSSEADQFPVDDLGSQSLSLSSARAFHDQTGS